In Mangrovivirga cuniculi, the following proteins share a genomic window:
- a CDS encoding alpha-amylase family glycosyl hydrolase: MKRLFYLFSGLSLFIASCNSETQTQSDQNINNDVEEEKIESSYPEKAASDIIYEVNIRQHTPEGTIKAFMDDMDRLHKMGVDMLWIMPVQPIGVKNRKGELGSYYSIQDYKTVNPEFGTMGDFKALVDKAHEMNMKVILDWVPNHTAWDHPWITEHPEFYSQNEKGEIVYEADWTDIALLDHTNPETRKAMIEEMKYWVSETDLDGFRCDHPIHDIPMYFWEEATKEIDQMKDLFWLAEVDEPRAHLEFDATYAWGLLGVTNEVGEGKKPGKEIAEYIENDQERYGRKPFRLTMTTNHDVNSWEGTVFERYGEGYKTFAAMTFTAYGVPMLYSGQESGLDKRLKFFDKDTINWSDENNYEEFFTKLIEIHTENKALHAGEFGGITIHINDDEEVYAFKREKNGNQVIGIFNFSEKPQVMNLTDASVAGNYSDEFTGKEVSLTVDQPLNLQPWEYLILVK, from the coding sequence ATGAAGAGATTATTTTATTTATTTTCCGGACTTTCACTATTTATAGCTTCCTGTAATAGTGAAACACAAACCCAGTCTGATCAGAATATCAATAATGATGTAGAAGAAGAGAAAATCGAATCTTCTTATCCTGAAAAAGCAGCTTCAGATATTATCTATGAAGTGAATATAAGGCAGCATACACCCGAAGGAACTATCAAAGCCTTTATGGATGATATGGACAGGCTCCATAAAATGGGAGTCGATATGCTTTGGATAATGCCCGTGCAGCCAATCGGTGTTAAAAACAGAAAGGGAGAACTTGGAAGTTATTACTCAATTCAGGATTATAAGACTGTAAATCCGGAGTTTGGTACTATGGGTGATTTTAAAGCATTGGTTGACAAAGCCCATGAAATGAACATGAAAGTTATTTTGGATTGGGTACCCAATCATACTGCATGGGATCATCCATGGATCACAGAACATCCGGAGTTTTATTCACAAAATGAAAAAGGTGAAATTGTATATGAAGCTGACTGGACTGATATCGCATTACTTGATCATACGAATCCGGAGACCAGAAAAGCGATGATCGAAGAAATGAAGTATTGGGTGTCAGAAACTGATCTCGATGGTTTCAGGTGTGATCATCCTATTCACGATATACCAATGTATTTTTGGGAGGAAGCAACTAAAGAAATCGATCAGATGAAAGATCTTTTCTGGCTGGCAGAAGTTGATGAACCACGTGCCCATCTTGAATTTGATGCGACCTATGCCTGGGGTTTGCTTGGAGTGACCAACGAAGTTGGAGAAGGGAAGAAACCAGGAAAAGAAATAGCTGAATATATAGAAAATGATCAGGAGAGATATGGAAGGAAACCATTCAGGCTGACTATGACGACAAATCATGATGTGAATTCATGGGAAGGAACAGTGTTTGAAAGATATGGTGAAGGATATAAAACATTTGCTGCTATGACTTTTACAGCATATGGAGTTCCCATGTTATATAGTGGACAAGAATCTGGTTTGGATAAAAGATTAAAGTTTTTTGATAAGGATACAATAAACTGGTCTGATGAAAATAATTACGAGGAATTTTTCACAAAATTAATCGAAATTCACACTGAAAACAAAGCTCTACATGCAGGTGAATTTGGAGGCATTACAATTCACATAAACGACGATGAAGAGGTTTATGCGTTTAAGCGTGAGAAAAATGGAAACCAGGTAATCGGAATATTTAATTTCTCAGAAAAGCCCCAGGTGATGAATTTAACTGACGCATCGGTAGCTGGTAATTATAGTGATGAATTTACAGGAAAAGAAGTTAGTCTAACTGTAGATCAACCATTGAATCTACAGCCCTGGGAATATTTGATACTTGTAAAATAA
- a CDS encoding carboxypeptidase-like regulatory domain-containing protein: MRIDFKTILKYLRGELSSKEEHKIEREALDDPFLSDAIEGYESFNTEEVESDVRELKGNLTDHSSGIPWFSIAASLIIVTIAGVSVWYYSQSETEKIAFENKEVKELTQKPEEPAIVLDSTVSISQESKETNSEEEIAYSEPSQTEDINQEENDFSIENEEEKISKTPDLELQEMMVNDEEIPEEEVDLNIELSENVAGVELQDNNLKKQKSYSLRPSAIFREESVDISENEVDTRNNQKSSENSKIKSVRGKVVGEDGEGIPGVNVVIQGSAEGTVTDIQGNFTLFLDSIDSQLLISTVGYVSQNIDLEKDNNFINVMLSEDVSELSEVVVTGYGTSREEEFYEPEIILPRPEGGYRALRNYVKENQLFPEGSEVDKAVVKLIVSITEKGELGNIEVEKTDGDEFTQEAIRLLKNGPAWSSGTVDGNPQEMDVKVRIKLKKLD; encoded by the coding sequence ATGCGCATTGATTTTAAAACCATATTGAAATACCTCAGAGGAGAACTGAGTTCAAAAGAGGAGCATAAAATAGAGCGTGAAGCACTGGATGATCCTTTCTTGTCTGATGCTATTGAAGGCTATGAAAGTTTTAATACAGAAGAAGTTGAATCTGATGTAAGAGAACTTAAAGGTAATCTGACTGATCATTCTTCGGGTATACCCTGGTTTTCTATTGCAGCATCATTAATAATTGTAACCATAGCAGGAGTTTCAGTTTGGTATTATTCTCAGTCTGAAACTGAAAAGATTGCTTTTGAAAATAAAGAAGTAAAGGAACTAACACAAAAGCCGGAAGAGCCAGCCATTGTTTTAGATTCGACAGTTTCTATATCTCAAGAAAGCAAAGAAACGAATTCCGAAGAGGAAATTGCTTACTCTGAACCATCACAAACAGAGGATATAAATCAGGAAGAAAATGATTTTTCTATAGAAAATGAGGAGGAAAAGATATCAAAAACACCTGATTTAGAACTACAGGAAATGATGGTGAATGATGAAGAAATACCTGAAGAAGAGGTCGATTTGAATATCGAATTGTCAGAAAATGTTGCGGGTGTTGAATTACAGGATAATAATCTCAAAAAACAAAAAAGTTATAGTTTAAGGCCTTCAGCAATATTCAGGGAAGAGTCTGTCGATATTTCTGAAAATGAAGTTGATACTAGAAACAACCAGAAATCAAGTGAGAATTCTAAAATAAAAAGTGTACGAGGGAAAGTTGTAGGAGAAGATGGTGAAGGTATTCCGGGTGTTAATGTAGTAATCCAGGGATCAGCAGAAGGAACTGTAACTGATATTCAGGGTAATTTCACCCTTTTCTTAGATTCAATAGATTCACAATTGTTAATTTCTACGGTAGGATATGTTTCTCAAAATATTGATCTTGAGAAGGATAATAATTTCATAAATGTCATGCTTTCAGAGGATGTTTCTGAATTAAGTGAAGTAGTAGTGACAGGTTATGGAACTAGTCGTGAAGAAGAATTTTATGAACCTGAAATCATATTACCAAGACCAGAGGGAGGATATCGTGCATTAAGAAATTATGTGAAAGAAAATCAATTATTTCCAGAAGGATCTGAAGTAGATAAAGCTGTTGTTAAACTCATTGTTTCAATTACTGAAAAAGGTGAACTTGGAAATATTGAAGTAGAAAAGACCGACGGTGATGAGTTTACTCAAGAGGCAATCAGGTTATTGAAAAACGGACCAGCCTGGAGTTCCGGAACCGTTGACGGAAACCCTCAGGAAATGGACGTTAAAGTGCGTATCAAACTTAAAAAACTAGATTAA
- a CDS encoding RNA polymerase sigma factor translates to MFLKRKNISSLSDQEIIEKFNIKPDHQYISILYDRYIDKAYGVALKYLKNREYAKDIVMEVYAQLEEDLAKYEINNFSSWLYVKVKNASLMRVRREKPQLFVNGEKKDLAFMELSDNGHHDIEEKIRLEDNLEQLKLCIEKLKAEQKTCVEMFFLQEKSYSLIEKELKIKLKKVKSYIQNGKRNLKICMETALRSKNHAH, encoded by the coding sequence TTGTTTCTAAAACGCAAAAACATATCGTCACTTTCAGACCAGGAGATTATTGAAAAATTCAATATAAAACCTGATCATCAATATATATCAATACTTTACGACAGGTATATCGATAAAGCCTATGGTGTAGCTCTTAAATATCTTAAGAACAGGGAATATGCCAAGGATATTGTGATGGAGGTCTATGCTCAACTAGAAGAAGATCTCGCGAAATATGAGATCAATAATTTTTCTTCCTGGCTATATGTTAAAGTAAAAAATGCTTCCTTAATGCGGGTAAGGAGAGAAAAGCCTCAATTATTCGTAAATGGTGAAAAAAAGGATCTTGCATTTATGGAATTATCGGATAATGGGCATCATGATATTGAAGAGAAGATTCGACTCGAGGATAATCTGGAACAATTAAAGTTGTGCATAGAAAAACTGAAAGCAGAACAGAAAACATGTGTCGAAATGTTTTTTCTACAGGAAAAAAGCTACAGTCTAATAGAAAAAGAACTGAAAATAAAATTGAAAAAAGTAAAAAGTTATATTCAAAACGGTAAGAGAAATTTAAAAATATGTATGGAAACTGCTTTACGCAGTAAGAATCATGCGCATTGA
- a CDS encoding vWA domain-containing protein codes for MKRIFPILSAVIFLLAFNIEKTHKVKGVVTDQSGEGIPGVNVVEKGTTNGTVTDISGAYEITLPAQQAILTFSSVGYKTQEVKVKGRNEINITLKQDVSKLNEVVVTGMAVEMDEERKVSNSSIRIRGVASGVNPQQSYVIQNDHYTNHNTEDYAVINENQFHKPEDQPLSTFSIDVDAASYSNVRRYLNNGLKPPTDAVRIEEMINYFNYDYKEPTDEHPFSINTEIADCPWQEGHYLLHVGLQGKRIPKENIPASNLVFLIDVSGSMGQTNKLPLLKSAFKMLVEELRPEDRVAIVVYAGAAGMVLPSTSGSDKEQIIKALDNLNAGGSTAGGAGIKLAYKIAEENFIEDGNNRIILATDGDFNVGQSSNGFLENLIVEKRKSGVFLTTLGFGMGNYKDDKMEILADKGNGNYAYIDNISEAKKVFVNEFGGTMFTIAKDVKIQIEFNPEKVAGYRLIGYENRKLNAEDFNDDKKDAGELGSGHSVTAIYQVIPIGGPADDFLKSVDDLKYQKGKSKGRKYSDEWATVKFRYKKPNGFKSILMTQAIDITPGSFEETSDDFRFSAAVASFGLWLRESDFMGESNPEMVVNIAKESLGKDEFGYRHEFLKMVRSSKYMAKMD; via the coding sequence ATGAAACGAATTTTTCCAATCTTAAGCGCAGTAATATTTTTACTTGCCTTTAATATCGAGAAGACACATAAAGTAAAGGGAGTAGTCACTGATCAAAGTGGCGAGGGCATACCCGGGGTAAACGTAGTAGAAAAAGGAACTACTAACGGAACAGTCACCGATATTTCCGGTGCCTATGAAATCACATTACCTGCTCAACAAGCAATTTTAACATTTTCTTCTGTAGGATATAAAACTCAGGAAGTTAAAGTAAAGGGTAGAAATGAGATAAATATTACCTTAAAACAAGATGTGAGTAAACTTAATGAGGTGGTCGTTACTGGAATGGCTGTAGAAATGGATGAAGAAAGAAAAGTAAGTAATTCCAGTATAAGAATCCGCGGAGTTGCATCAGGGGTAAACCCGCAGCAAAGTTATGTTATACAAAATGATCATTATACCAACCACAATACAGAAGATTATGCTGTAATCAATGAAAACCAATTTCATAAACCTGAAGACCAACCTCTGTCTACATTCAGTATTGATGTTGATGCGGCTTCATACAGCAATGTCAGACGATATTTAAATAATGGACTTAAACCACCAACAGATGCCGTCAGAATTGAAGAGATGATCAATTATTTCAATTATGATTACAAAGAACCTACTGATGAGCATCCCTTTAGTATAAATACAGAAATAGCTGATTGCCCATGGCAGGAAGGTCATTATTTACTTCACGTAGGATTACAGGGAAAAAGAATCCCTAAAGAAAATATCCCGGCATCCAACCTGGTTTTCCTGATTGATGTGAGTGGTTCTATGGGCCAAACTAACAAACTACCATTGCTAAAAAGTGCGTTTAAAATGTTAGTGGAAGAACTACGTCCCGAGGACAGAGTTGCGATCGTGGTTTATGCAGGTGCTGCCGGCATGGTACTACCTTCTACTTCAGGATCTGATAAAGAACAAATTATTAAAGCCCTGGATAATTTAAATGCCGGTGGATCCACTGCAGGTGGGGCTGGAATAAAACTTGCTTATAAAATCGCTGAAGAAAACTTTATTGAAGACGGAAATAACCGCATTATCCTGGCTACTGATGGAGACTTTAATGTCGGTCAGAGCAGTAATGGTTTTCTTGAAAATCTAATTGTTGAAAAAAGAAAATCAGGGGTTTTCTTAACTACTTTAGGTTTTGGGATGGGTAATTATAAAGATGATAAAATGGAAATCCTTGCTGATAAAGGAAATGGTAATTATGCCTATATCGATAATATTTCTGAAGCTAAAAAGGTATTTGTCAATGAATTCGGGGGTACGATGTTCACTATCGCCAAAGATGTAAAGATCCAGATAGAGTTCAACCCGGAAAAAGTAGCCGGTTATCGTTTGATCGGATATGAAAACCGGAAATTAAATGCTGAAGATTTCAATGATGATAAAAAAGACGCCGGCGAATTAGGTTCAGGTCATTCAGTAACTGCTATTTACCAGGTCATTCCAATCGGTGGGCCTGCCGATGACTTTTTAAAGTCAGTCGATGATCTTAAATATCAAAAAGGTAAATCTAAAGGTCGTAAATATTCTGATGAATGGGCTACAGTTAAATTCAGATATAAAAAGCCCAATGGATTTAAAAGTATATTAATGACTCAGGCCATCGATATAACTCCGGGATCATTCGAAGAAACCTCAGATGATTTCAGGTTTTCTGCTGCTGTAGCATCGTTTGGATTATGGTTAAGAGAAAGTGATTTTATGGGAGAAAGTAATCCCGAGATGGTTGTAAATATTGCTAAAGAATCCCTGGGAAAAGACGAATTCGGTTACAGACACGAATTTCTAAAAATGGTCCGGTCATCTAAGTATATGGCTAAGATGGATTGA
- a CDS encoding DUF2141 domain-containing protein, which produces MFSPSNSKETVKFSLPPGEYAVATYHDIDKNGKMNKNIIGIPKEPYGFSNNFTLKISAPKFKDCKFEIKPGEITSIEIELSKY; this is translated from the coding sequence ATTTTCTCTCCCTCCAACTCAAAAGAAACTGTAAAATTTTCCCTGCCACCCGGGGAGTATGCTGTTGCTACTTATCATGATATTGACAAAAATGGCAAGATGAACAAAAATATTATTGGCATTCCAAAGGAGCCATATGGATTTTCAAATAACTTCACTTTAAAAATATCTGCCCCTAAATTCAAAGACTGTAAATTTGAAATTAAACCAGGTGAGATAACCAGTATTGAAATCGAATTGAGCAAGTATTAG
- a CDS encoding DUF2141 domain-containing protein encodes MFKKAIILISVILISTGFVSNKNDDRGELVIIISNIQDLSGKLRISVYNQENEFLSESDLYKYHIENVTSKDLKIFFKLPEDAYAIAVHHDLNENGEMDKNIIGIPKEPFCFSNNVWPKIKAPEFEECMINLRRGEIKEIQLNLDTY; translated from the coding sequence GTGTTTAAAAAAGCAATCATATTAATATCCGTAATTCTGATCAGCACAGGCTTTGTCTCAAATAAAAATGATGACAGAGGCGAACTTGTAATTATCATTTCTAATATTCAAGATCTTTCAGGTAAACTAAGGATTTCTGTTTATAACCAGGAGAATGAATTTTTATCGGAATCTGATTTATATAAATATCACATCGAAAATGTCACGTCCAAAGACCTCAAAATATTTTTTAAATTACCGGAAGATGCTTATGCAATTGCAGTTCACCATGACCTGAATGAAAATGGCGAAATGGATAAAAATATAATCGGAATCCCTAAAGAACCATTTTGCTTTTCTAATAACGTGTGGCCTAAAATAAAAGCTCCTGAATTCGAAGAATGTATGATTAATTTACGGAGAGGGGAAATCAAAGAAATACAACTCAATCTGGATACATATTAA
- the glpK gene encoding glycerol kinase GlpK — protein sequence MGKYILSLDAGTTSNRAILFNYSGKIERISSREFEQIFPQSGWVEHNPEEIWATQKFVVRDVIKKHHISASNIDSIGITNQRETTIIWDKETSQPVYNAIVWQDRRTAQYCDKLKEAGHTETIHKKTGLLIDAYFSASKIKWILDNVDGAREKAEQGKLAFGTVDTWLLWRLTHGNVHATDVTNASRTMLYNIHDLKWDKELLEIFDIPESLLPDVKPTSVEYGKTIKDHFGAEIPIAGMIGDQQGALFGQMCIEKGMTKNTYGTGCFVVMNTGKEAIISKNNLLTTIAWQLDGKVNYALEGSIFIGGAVVQWLRDQLQIIRNSSEIENLALTVEDNGGVVFVPAFVGLGAPHWDQYATGTIIGLTRGTGKAHIARAALESIALQSMDVISTMVKDSEIEIVDLRVDGGAAVNNLLMQIQSDLIGQKVVRPAITETTALGAAYMAGLATGFWSGIEEIRKLWETEKTFEPQHQKEHVKTTLRNWKKGLERAKNWNN from the coding sequence ATGGGTAAATACATCCTTTCCCTGGATGCTGGCACAACTAGTAACAGGGCAATCCTATTTAATTATTCCGGTAAAATTGAAAGGATATCTTCAAGAGAATTTGAACAGATCTTTCCACAATCAGGATGGGTGGAGCACAATCCGGAAGAAATTTGGGCAACACAAAAATTTGTAGTGAGAGATGTGATCAAAAAACACCATATTTCTGCCAGCAATATAGATTCAATAGGAATAACGAATCAACGAGAAACCACAATTATCTGGGACAAAGAAACTAGTCAGCCAGTATATAATGCGATCGTTTGGCAAGACAGACGAACTGCTCAATATTGTGATAAACTTAAAGAAGCCGGACATACTGAAACGATTCATAAAAAAACCGGACTACTAATTGATGCTTATTTTTCAGCATCTAAGATCAAATGGATATTAGACAATGTTGACGGAGCAAGGGAAAAAGCTGAACAGGGAAAACTGGCTTTTGGTACTGTTGACACCTGGCTTTTATGGAGATTAACTCATGGTAATGTTCACGCTACAGACGTTACTAATGCTTCCCGCACAATGCTTTACAACATCCATGACCTTAAATGGGACAAAGAGTTATTAGAAATATTTGACATCCCTGAAAGTCTCCTACCTGACGTAAAGCCAACCAGTGTGGAATATGGAAAGACTATAAAAGATCATTTTGGTGCTGAAATACCTATTGCAGGCATGATTGGAGACCAGCAAGGCGCACTTTTTGGCCAGATGTGCATTGAAAAAGGTATGACAAAAAACACCTACGGAACAGGATGCTTTGTTGTAATGAACACCGGTAAAGAAGCCATCATTTCAAAGAATAATTTATTAACCACCATTGCCTGGCAATTAGATGGAAAAGTGAATTATGCCCTGGAAGGAAGCATTTTTATTGGTGGTGCGGTAGTTCAATGGCTAAGAGATCAATTGCAGATTATTCGAAATTCTTCTGAGATTGAAAACCTGGCTTTAACTGTAGAGGATAATGGAGGTGTTGTGTTCGTTCCTGCATTTGTCGGCCTGGGAGCTCCTCACTGGGATCAATATGCAACCGGTACAATTATCGGTCTAACCCGGGGAACGGGAAAAGCTCATATTGCAAGAGCAGCTTTAGAAAGTATTGCATTACAATCTATGGACGTGATATCAACTATGGTCAAGGATTCAGAAATAGAAATAGTTGATCTGAGAGTTGACGGAGGTGCTGCTGTTAATAACTTGCTAATGCAAATCCAATCTGACCTAATCGGTCAAAAAGTTGTACGTCCGGCTATTACTGAAACAACTGCATTAGGGGCAGCATATATGGCAGGCCTCGCAACCGGATTTTGGTCTGGAATTGAAGAAATCCGGAAACTTTGGGAAACAGAAAAGACCTTTGAACCTCAGCATCAAAAGGAACATGTAAAAACAACCCTTAGAAACTGGAAGAAAGGACTCGAAAGAGCCAAAAACTGGAATAATTAA
- a CDS encoding glycerol-3-phosphate dehydrogenase/oxidase, whose translation MKREKQLKKLAGNPDPWDVLIIGGGATGLGIAVDSASRGFKTLLLEQSDFAKGTSSRSTKLVHGGVRYLQQGDVSLVLEALKERGLMMQNAPHLVRNLSFVIPSYEWWNGPFYTIGLKVYDLMAGKLGLGPSKSISKEETIDALPTISQRDLRGGIVYQDGQFDDARMAISLAMTAEEYNGVLLNYMEVVDLLKDEEDLMIKGVTAKDHETGKEYSIFAKSVINATGVFADSIKKMDEPEVKPMIRPSQGIHLVFDQSFQPESYAIMVPQTSDGRVMFAVPWYNRVVVGTTDTLIDNIDLEPQALEAEIEFILETAGQYLSKKPTKKDIKSIFAGLRPLAAPEDGDEMSTKEISRHHKVLISLSGLITVIGGKWTTYRKMAEDAVDNAIMIAGLADRKCITERLPIDGYDRNTEPGSNPMSVYGRHKEDLLEIETNEPEYNGWLSEELQIKKVQVVWAAREEMAQTVEDVLSRRTRALLLDARESIRIAPKQLKY comes from the coding sequence ATGAAACGAGAAAAACAATTAAAAAAATTAGCGGGTAATCCAGATCCATGGGATGTATTAATTATCGGAGGTGGAGCAACCGGTTTGGGAATAGCCGTTGACTCAGCATCCCGGGGATTCAAAACTCTATTATTAGAACAATCGGATTTTGCTAAAGGCACTTCAAGCAGAAGTACAAAATTAGTACACGGCGGAGTACGATACCTTCAACAGGGTGACGTTTCTCTTGTTCTGGAAGCATTAAAAGAACGAGGGTTAATGATGCAAAATGCTCCTCATCTGGTCAGGAATTTATCATTTGTGATTCCTTCATATGAATGGTGGAATGGGCCTTTTTATACAATCGGATTAAAAGTATACGACTTAATGGCAGGAAAACTTGGCCTGGGTCCCTCTAAAAGTATTTCTAAGGAAGAAACGATTGATGCATTACCTACGATATCCCAGCGTGATCTGCGAGGGGGAATCGTTTACCAGGATGGTCAGTTTGATGATGCCCGCATGGCAATTAGCCTGGCAATGACTGCCGAAGAATACAATGGTGTGTTATTAAACTACATGGAAGTTGTAGATTTATTAAAAGATGAAGAAGACTTAATGATCAAGGGTGTAACAGCTAAAGATCATGAAACCGGAAAAGAATACTCAATTTTTGCCAAATCAGTAATCAATGCCACTGGTGTCTTTGCTGATTCTATAAAGAAAATGGATGAGCCGGAGGTGAAACCGATGATCCGGCCTAGCCAGGGAATTCACCTGGTCTTTGATCAAAGTTTTCAACCGGAAAGTTATGCGATTATGGTTCCTCAAACATCAGATGGGCGAGTTATGTTTGCGGTCCCATGGTATAACAGAGTCGTCGTTGGTACCACTGATACTTTAATTGATAACATAGACCTGGAACCACAGGCATTAGAAGCAGAAATAGAATTTATACTTGAAACAGCTGGTCAGTATCTGTCTAAGAAGCCTACCAAAAAAGATATAAAAAGTATTTTCGCCGGGCTGAGGCCACTTGCTGCTCCTGAAGATGGCGATGAAATGAGCACAAAAGAAATTTCGCGCCACCACAAGGTATTAATTTCTCTTTCCGGGCTAATCACCGTGATTGGTGGAAAATGGACTACTTACAGAAAAATGGCTGAAGATGCTGTTGATAATGCTATAATGATCGCCGGTCTGGCAGATCGAAAGTGTATTACCGAACGATTGCCAATCGACGGATATGACAGGAATACAGAACCGGGTAGTAATCCGATGTCAGTATATGGAAGACATAAAGAGGATCTACTCGAAATAGAAACCAATGAACCTGAATATAACGGATGGCTGAGTGAGGAACTACAAATAAAAAAAGTACAGGTAGTCTGGGCAGCCAGGGAAGAAATGGCACAAACTGTAGAAGATGTGCTTTCCCGTCGTACAAGAGCTTTATTACTCGATGCCCGGGAAAGTATACGGATAGCCCCGAAACAGCTAAAATACTAG
- a CDS encoding MIP/aquaporin family protein: MNEYFAEFIGTFLLILLGNGVVANVVLKDTKGNNSGWIVITFGWGMAVFIAVFIVGQFSGAHINPAVTFGLALSGLFEWSKVIQYIIAQMAGAMLGAYTIYLFYLDHFKRTQDGELKKACFCTTPAISNRFNNLFSEIIGTFVLVFAVLYMSKPLLEIDGIESARVGLGALDALPVGLLVFGIGLSLGGTTGYAINPARDLGPRLVYSFLPIRKNAKTDWNYGIIPVFGPLIGAAIATAIFLYIK, encoded by the coding sequence ATGAACGAATATTTTGCAGAATTTATCGGGACCTTTTTATTGATTTTATTAGGAAATGGCGTAGTTGCAAATGTTGTCCTGAAGGATACTAAAGGAAACAATAGTGGATGGATAGTCATTACTTTTGGATGGGGAATGGCGGTTTTCATTGCTGTCTTTATTGTTGGTCAATTTAGTGGTGCTCATATTAATCCCGCTGTAACTTTTGGGTTAGCATTATCAGGTCTTTTTGAATGGTCGAAAGTAATACAATATATCATCGCTCAAATGGCCGGAGCAATGCTGGGAGCATACACAATCTATCTCTTTTACCTGGATCATTTTAAGCGTACCCAGGATGGAGAATTGAAAAAGGCCTGCTTCTGCACCACTCCGGCAATTAGTAACAGATTCAATAATTTATTTTCAGAGATCATTGGAACATTTGTACTGGTATTCGCAGTACTTTATATGAGTAAACCATTATTAGAAATTGATGGAATCGAGTCTGCAAGAGTGGGTTTAGGTGCTCTGGATGCGTTACCGGTAGGGTTACTTGTATTTGGTATTGGCCTTAGCTTAGGTGGCACAACTGGATATGCTATTAATCCGGCAAGAGATCTGGGACCCCGGCTTGTATATTCATTTCTGCCTATACGAAAAAATGCTAAAACAGACTGGAATTACGGCATTATACCTGTGTTTGGCCCACTCATCGGAGCTGCAATAGCAACTGCTATCTTTTTATATATCAAATAA
- a CDS encoding YfcC family protein: MAPIKGFIGGSQIIGFILIVGGAFSVFNKTGAVTASLQSLVRFCEKYPSAKGVIIPLIIIFFSVMGATFGMSEEVLVFVLLTIPMAKSLGYDTITGIAIPFVGAGAGFAGAITNPFTVGIAQEIAEVPMFSGYEYRMIVWVVLTFLAVFYIMRYTRKIYDPAIVETGKESQVEKIEFTPVRKVTLFLLFGGLAIILFGVTQFGWYINEIAAVFFGMGLLSAIINRMNVQEAVDAFKTGAGDVLTAGLVVALSKGLLILAEDGKIIETILHGLASLAEGWPKAISVEMMFVVQSLLNFFLPSGSGQAVLTMPIMAPLSDLLGVSRQTAVLAFQFGDGLSNMIIPTSAVTMGVLSIGNVSYEKWLKWMLPLFILMVIAAGILLILPTVIFGWN; this comes from the coding sequence ATGGCTCCGATAAAAGGCTTTATTGGTGGATCTCAAATCATTGGTTTTATCCTTATTGTAGGAGGAGCCTTTTCTGTTTTTAATAAAACCGGTGCTGTTACTGCATCCCTGCAGTCATTGGTGAGGTTTTGTGAAAAATACCCATCTGCAAAAGGAGTAATCATACCCTTGATAATTATATTTTTCTCAGTAATGGGCGCAACCTTTGGAATGAGTGAGGAGGTGCTTGTTTTTGTTTTGCTCACTATTCCAATGGCAAAATCGCTGGGTTACGACACCATAACCGGAATAGCTATTCCCTTTGTTGGAGCAGGGGCAGGGTTTGCAGGGGCTATTACCAATCCTTTTACTGTTGGAATTGCGCAGGAAATCGCAGAAGTGCCTATGTTCAGCGGGTATGAATATAGAATGATTGTATGGGTGGTGTTAACATTCCTGGCTGTATTTTATATAATGAGGTATACTCGGAAAATCTACGATCCTGCCATAGTTGAAACTGGGAAGGAGAGTCAGGTTGAAAAGATTGAATTTACTCCGGTAAGGAAGGTGACACTCTTTTTATTATTTGGTGGATTAGCAATAATTTTATTTGGCGTAACCCAGTTTGGCTGGTATATAAATGAAATTGCGGCAGTGTTTTTTGGTATGGGGCTATTATCTGCCATAATTAACAGAATGAACGTTCAGGAAGCTGTCGATGCTTTTAAAACCGGAGCTGGGGATGTTTTAACAGCCGGACTGGTAGTGGCATTAAGTAAAGGACTTTTGATCCTTGCCGAGGATGGTAAGATCATTGAAACTATCCTTCATGGATTAGCTTCTTTGGCAGAGGGATGGCCAAAAGCAATTTCTGTTGAGATGATGTTTGTCGTTCAGAGTTTACTAAACTTTTTCCTTCCAAGCGGAAGTGGGCAGGCTGTATTAACCATGCCCATTATGGCGCCATTAAGTGATCTTTTAGGAGTGTCAAGGCAGACAGCTGTACTGGCTTTTCAATTTGGAGATGGCCTTTCTAATATGATAATTCCAACAAGCGCAGTGACGATGGGAGTCCTTTCTATCGGTAATGTTTCATATGAAAAATGGTTGAAGTGGATGTTGCCACTTTTTATATTGATGGTTATTGCAGCGGGAATATTATTGATTTTACCTACTGTGATTTTTGGATGGAATTAA